AGGGTTTTGTGTGAACGCAAGTTTTCAACTTACTTGGGTAAATCCCAAGGAGCGCGGTTGCTGGGTTgttatggtaagagtatgtttcgTTTTgtcagaaactgccaaactgtcttccaaagtggctggaccattttgcatttccaccaataatgaatgagagttcctgttgctccacatcctcaccagcatttggtgttgtctgtGTTCTggatttcagccattctaatagatgtgtagtgaaatctcattgttgtttcaatttgcatttccctgatgatatatgatgttgagcaacttttcatatgcttatttgccatctctatatcatctttggtgaagtgtctattcgGATTTTTTGCCTATATTTAATTGGGTTTTTCATTTACTTATCgttgagttctaagagttttctgtgtattttggaCAACAGTCCTTTATGAGAgctgtcttttgcaaatattttctcctactctgtggtttgtcttctcattctcttgacagtgtcattcacaagcagaagtttttaattttaatgcgGTTCAActtatcacttttttctttcatggatcgtgtTTTTGGTGTATCTAAAgagtcattgccaaatccaaagtgaATTAGatttttgctgtcttttttttaaacaagattaATGCTGAAGACAACTGGCTCTTGATTTTCACTGTGACAACCTCCTATGTCCATTCACTATAttccttctctttaaaataaagactggTTCCTTCAAGTACCCCTACACAGCCAATAGGAAGTACTTGCCTCAGgaatttcttttatgtttttctcctaACAGATATCCTGGTCTCTCAGCTGCTGACCAAGTTGAGGAATTTCTCCAGGAGAGTCTCCTCCACTTCCCAAACAAGCTTCCCAGAATAACTTTCTATGCACAGTGCCCCTAATTCTCATTCTTACGTTTCTTTTTCACCCTACTCTCATATGGTTTCTGTCCCATTATTTCTACTAACCCAGATCCTGCTCAGGTCACCAGCGGCGTCTGTTTTCAGGTCTACTGGGACACTTCAGTGCACACCTGCCCTGCAAGCACCACTCTGTCTTTTAAACACACTCGTCCCTTCAGTAGTCTCCCTGCTATCCGTCTCCATGTGTCCTAACTGCACTTGCCACCTGGCCTCAGTGCTCATTGCAGACTCTCCTCTGCCCAACCTTTAATTGTTGAGGGTCTGCAGGACTAAGTTTAGGTCCTCTCCTCATCGTCCACTCTATTATAGGTGACACATCCATCCCATGCCCTCCTGCCCAGATACACAGTTTAGAATCCCCAATTAGTACCTGCACCCAGGGCATTTGTTGTTCATTCTAGACCCATATGCCCAACAGCGAACAAGACTTCTGCAGTTACATATCTCCCAGGCACCCTAGAAAGGGCATCATTTTGccccccaaaattatttttatctaaagTTTCTGATGTGAAAACCTCattccccttttcttctttttgtattttttaatataactgaaatttaaaaatttataatctttttatgtCAGTTTCCCTGTATGACTGAGAGTTTCAACAGAGAAAGTTTGTTACATTTATTCACCTGTGTTTCTTGAAGGCAATTCCACAATCTCCCACTTTGATGCTCAGTTTATACATATGACAtgaactgaatgaatgagtggatgaatatGACCATccattctttgattttgtttagaAAACCAGGGTTTGGATTCAGGTTTTGGAGGATAAACAGACTCAGGAagttttctttcataaaaatttaatgaacaaaacaaaaggcaaatttaagaaaatggaaagatcaacaagttttctaaattttagtacaataaaaaggcaaatatctTTTATAggaaagtataaatataaatatggtaagacataaatataaataaataaatatgaataaataaataaataaaagcatcagGTCAGTCGTTTCTTAGGCACTGATGCCCCAGGACCcgaatattttttacatattcttgcTTAATACTGctgacaaaatattttctcaagtaAATTCAATAAAGACTGAGACTAAAGCAGAAATAAGAGCCTTTTGAAATGACCAAGGACATATGCAAGGGTAACATGACCCAGTAGTTAAGGAGAATCATTTCAAGGTGAGCCCAGGTCTCCATCCTTCATTCTTAACCTTCCTTGCAGGTTTGATGATGAAGGGAAGGATCTCATGATTTCCATTCGGAcaatctcccaggcacagtcactgtatttcttctctttcaggtAGAGATGGATCCCCCGGAAGTACCTCTTCACGGCCAGTGTAGGGCGCACAGTTCCCAGGGCGGATtcttcctctcccatctcctGCTCCAAACAGGTGTCCAGGTCTTCCAGCTGCCGAAGGAGTCCCGTGCAGAGTTCGTCCAGGAGGGTCGTGTTCCAGGCAGCAGACGAGCGCTCTGTGTGGAAGAGGCTGAAGATCTGCTGGAGCATCTCGTGGAGGACAGACGCGGCCTGGGCCTCTGGGAACTGCCTGCCATCCGCCATGTCCTGGGGGAACCTGAAGTCTTTTCTGTCCTTCAGACAGACTGTGGAGGAGATTCTCCTCATTTGGCCCAGAAGCACGAAGTTCTTCCTGCTAACCAGGATGTGGCTGTGAGGCAGGTCACAGCCCAGAGCTCCACCAGGGCCATAGCTGATCACCACCAGGGCCGTcaagagagagggcaggagggccaTGGGGAAAACGAGGGTGCTGCTGGCTGGCTGAGCTGGGTGTCTCTGAACCTTGGACCCGAGGTTCTCTGATGACATTCTTGCCAAGCATGGCCGTTAAATAGGGAAcactgtaattttcattttctaaacatttctctgtacttttacttccttttttgttttcatttacatattcTCCATGTGGTCTAAGAAGACATCATCAAACCAAGCTATTAGTTTTGCAATAAAAGTTTAATGTTCCCAGTAAACTTCAGATGTGCCAATCTGAATGGATACTCATCAATCAAATGAGAAAAGTCTTTCTTCTACAGTCAGAGTGATATAGGTATATCAatactcacacacgcacacacacacacgcaatctACAATCTATCTCTCTTTTTCATATGTAAATGTTATTCTTCTATGTTGCGGACACATTTTTAGCCCAGGTCTTAGGCTTCATTTTGCCCTCCTTACTTTACATAGGAGGGCAGGCTCCCTCAGGCCTAACAGTCGTGTATTTGTTGAGGGATTTATGAGACCACCTTTGGCAGTTAAGCTCTTTAGAACCAAGGACTGCATTTAATTGACTGTTTGATTCACAGCAGAGGCTGATGATTATGAGTGAATGAGCTTCTCCAATGTGTCTCTTTCTTCTAGAATTCATTGATGCAGGTCCATGTGGTTATGCTTCCTTGGGGCCACAAGATCAGGACTAACGTAGACATTGTCCTTTCTTTCTGCCATTTTCTTACTGGAGGCCTATTTTTCTTCTCAAGCTGTACCAACATCCCCAGCAGGAATCCTGGTCTTTTCAGGAGCAGATGGGTATGGAGATTCAAATCCAAGGTAATTTattttcccagcaccaccccACTCACAAGGTACATATCACGTCTAGTACATATCACAGCTCCTCCATAGTGACAGAGGCCTCATCCTGAACTCTCCTGGACTCATGCCCTGAGGGTGGGCTCACCACAGCCTGAGGACGTCAGCATTTCTTTTCTGTGGAGGGGCCTGTTTCTGCGTTGGCAAAATGATTACTCTTTCAAGACCCTTGTCCCTTCCCCTTGCTTCTAGACTGTTTGTGTGAAGGACCCCAGTTCTCAGTGTTGACCTCCTGCTCTCCTGACCCGAGTCCCCAGGTCTCAAAAGAGTCAACAGCCCCCAGAAGCTGAGAGCAAACTTTTTACTATCTAAGGGGGTGGAGGAATTACCCAACTGTAATCATTTCACCTTTACTAGGCACATAATTTTTATGTTGCCAAGTACAGATTTTACCATTCAACTCTCTTACTTAAACTATTGAACACTTGTTGTGCTTGAGCTTTCTGAGCTGGGCACAGGGGATTCAGTGATGATGATGTCTCTCATTAGGAGCTTCTATTACAGAAACTAAAGATCTTTGATTGTTTACCAGTCAGTGGATTCCACTGGGCTTCTTTGttcctgtctttgtctctctctgagAATGCAGGACAGTGAGGCCAGGCTGCTATATCAGGGAGAAATAACCTCTTTCTTTTACTTGTTcatgatttttcatttaaaatttttgcaccTTCTTTTCACTCAGTGGTAATGGGCAAGATTTTTCTTGCTGCTCCTGCATTACATTTTAATTCATGATGAAGTGAGAACAacaaaggaagtaaaagaaaggcaaagaggCTGCAACATGTATAATTTTCAGGATTTCAGattttttgttcctgatttcGACTTTCCTAGAAAGTAAAATTCGACAGTAGTTTTgtggcaaaaagaaaacaaatttaagtcTGAATGTTGTGAAAGTGAAAAAAGGGAAGAGATTTTCCGCTGATGAAATGACATATTCTAAGTTAGCACAATTCAGTTCAGCAAAGTTGGGGACCAAGGTGTGGCAGAGGGCCAGAATGAAGGCCCATGTTGAATAACTCAAAGGCAGGACAATGGCTGCTTCTGTCAGAAGCTCAAAGACCAATTCCTGGGTCAATGGCCTGCCTTCAGCTTTACAAGACCAGccatctgatttttctttcatttaatccacTTGTGATCAGctctgaggagagaaggaagaagtctCACCAACCAGCTGACAGAGACTGGCAACCAGAGCCCCAGTTGCTAGAACACTAACCCTCTCCGTCAGGGTAGTGGGTACCAGCTCTTGCCTGAGCTCTCTACCTAGTTGATAAATCCACTCAGACAATGAAACGattgcctcaaaaaattaaaagaaaggaaattagaattcaattaatttaaatagGATTAAAAGGAAGGACTTAGATGATTCCAAAAGATTATGATCTTAATTTGGATAATAGTAAACAGGATATTAAGAAATAACGGAACTTTTTGCCTGCTTACTATGGACTACCCAGTATTGTAAGTTCTTTAGAATATTAACTCAATCGTCTGAATTACCCCTTTGGATTACACTCACTGGTACAGctggataaaaatataaatctggAGATTTGAACTCTTCCAAATATACCAAAGATCCAAGGGCAAACTTTAGGAAGAGTCAATATAATGGCTTGTCTGGACGAGCCATTAAAGGAAGTGAGGGATAGAAATGGACAAGGGGATTATGAAACAATGAGAGGACATGGCATGAAATCATAGAGACAGGACAGTGAGAAGACAAAGGATCCTGAGTTCCACTTCAAATGCCAAAAGATTCTTGTCTAGGGCAACACATGTGTGGTATGAGTGTGCTGAACTGACtttaagaaaaaacagacaaaatctctATTAATAATTAGAAGGGAGTAGATTTTTCTGCCAATTGAAAAAAAAGTCTAAGATTTTTATGAGTGATTTCTTCAatgaaatacagtaaaataactttattaacCCATTAAGTGCAGACTTTGGAAGCATGTTTAGTTTCAACTCTTGTGTTTTCTTGTGAGtttaagaataaacaaaaaacccctgACAGTTTCCAGCCATATGGGCTCTGACTTTCCTCCTTCAGGACCTCACTGATTCCATGGGAGACCTCTTCAGGCCAGCGTGCTCTTCTCATTCCCAAGGACAACTCCGTTTCTCACTTCCAGCCCAGACAGTGCTTCCTCTTGTCTATTGAGAGAGCCCAGGAAAGaatctcttctcctctctggctTTGCAACTAATGGTTGTGATATGAGTGCTGTGGAGGCTTGTGTGTGACCAAGATGGAGAAGTACTATGCCCTTCCCAGACAGAAGCAGTGGATGCTTTTAAGGGGCTACTTAGCAAGGAGAGTCTGGCTTGAGCTCCAGACTCAGCCACACTGCTTAGTATagttgtctttatttatttttcaaggctcatcctattaaaaattcataaaataaaaatgtaggaatGAGGTAAACATGTTATTAAAGTCAGCATTAattgataaaatgataaaatgatatttttaatggtAATATAGGAATGTTCTTTGCTAATTTGGGGGGCCCTAATCCTCAGGAAGGTTTCCAAACTCTAAGTGTACCTACTCAGTGCAGTGTGCACCAACTGGAAAGACAAGAAAGAGGATTGATCCATCAATGTCCTCTTTCCAAATGcctaaactaaataaatgaattttctcaAAGGTCTTTGTTGCTTTTAGAGATTGTGATCTCCCAGTATACACATTGCTAATATGTGTCCTGCTGGGAATGCTCTACCAGGCTTGTTGCTAAATGTGTTCAAATCCCTGCTGTGTCCCTTCTACTCAAGCATTGtttcattttgtctgtttatAAAGGAGGCTGCACCATGACCCTAAATTAGGAGATTCCTTGGATTGCCTTGACCCCAGGAGTAATTTTCCCTGTGATGTGATGACTTGCTGAGTCCTAGGGAGGGAACTGAAGTTTGCAGCTGACACTGAAGGAACCTTTGCCCCTTCCAATACTCCGCAGGCTATTGTACTATCAGTGTCACCCTCGCTGGGGACACTGCTATTGGCCATGTCTCCGCGGAATGACTCTGTGTTCTCAGCATCCACTTCAATCTTCTCACCCTCTGAATCAGAATGTTCTAGAGAAACACTTGACTCAATGCTGCCCATTATATTGTTCCATCTCCAGAGGACCTGCTGCTGTTCCAGTGAAAACTTtaacctttcttctccttccaagTTCTCAGGCTACTGCTGACTTTCAACTCCATGTTTCCTGTGCTTTGAATTTTTTGAGCAAGTGAGAGAGACCTGAGTCTGGTGCTGCCTCCTCCTAGTGGAATCAGAACGCGACACGCCTCAAGAGAGGCCCAGATGAGCTCCTGGATTCTTTGCCAGTTCGTCAGGTGCAGACATGTGGGCAGGGTTCCCTCTAGTATGTACTGTGTTTCCATCCAGGGCTGGACTGTCTTGACCTGCGGTGCGCAGCTCTGGGCAGGCGGGAGTGTGGAGGCGGGGCCACGTTCACACTCCCTGGGCTCACAGGACCCAGCGGTCTCCAGCTGGTGCTGCACTGTGACCTCCACTCCCTGCTCCAAAGGAACCAGGGTGGGGACCGTGGATGCCTGTGCCTCTTCTCCAGTCACATTGCCCTGGGACCTAcctgtgctgggcaggtgggtgATTAGCTCCCTTCCCCCAAACCCTGCGCCTCAGCTGCCAGCTCAGCGaccctcaccccttctgccctccttCCTGTGGTTCTCCAGTACTTTCGAATATGTAACAAACTAATAACTTCTGGATGTGATCAGGATATAGTTACAGAGATGTTTCATGGTAAAGTGAGAATATGGAGCCAAATCACACAATGTTTGCCCACCGAACATGGAAGGCATGAGGacatttaaatgcatattactgagtgaaagaagccaaggtGAAAAGGCTTCttgttgtatgattccaacatATGACGTTCTGGAAATTGCAAAGCTTTGGGggcagtgaaaagatcagtggttgccaggggttatgGGGATGAACAAGTGGAGCTCAGAGGATTTTAGGGTAGTGATGCTATAGTGGTGGATATATCGCTTACATTCCTCCAAATCCGTAGAATaagcaacaccaagagtgaacctacATATAAACTGTGGGATCTGGGTGATAATGATAGGTGAGTTTTGGTTCATCACTTGTACCACGTGTTTCATCTGATGGGAGATGCTGATAATGGGAAGACTATGCAAATGGAGGGGCAGGAAGTATGTGGGGAATCTATACCTTCTGCTTTgacttttgctgtgaacctaaaactgctctataaaacaaagtatgttttttaaaaatatacaaaacctCAGGAAATGGGCTTCTTCCAGTGTTAGGGTCAGTTCTTTCCAAGAAAGAGTCTTTTTTAACTCTGGACAAAATGCTCCAATGGGACAGAATTCTGCATAGAACAGAAGTCAGGCCTCCAGACTTGGTCTCTGTCTTTGTCCATTTTGGCCAGTAGGGGGCACTcttcctttataaatattttaatagtccACACAGCCAATTGGATcctgctttctgtttcctttttagtACAGCAACTGTTACATCATTGCAACAGGTACTTCCCCTCATTTCCGAAAATACtcatggggaggggaaaaaaaaggcttcTCATATGAGAGTTTCAGAAAAACCTAGAACTTTCACTCAGCTTTTCAATTTGTGGCTTTGTACACCTAAGAGGAAATTGACAGTcagaaaccacaaaggaaaagagagcatTCTAAGAATGTGCAGAACAGCTTAATGAAGAGTTAATGAGGGGAGCATGCTTTGTGTTTCTACAATgggagaaaggaaacaactgtGATATGGGAGTGAAAGAATGGGATCCAGGAAAgtggagaggaagggggaagtgTGCCAGGCATCagaatgagcaaatgaatacTATGTAAACATATATGTTACTGTATATCTTtgtagatatataatatatatagtatattttatgatatatgtattttatagtatatatgtagatatttatatgtatatatatattattttttataaaattacatatacttGCTGAGCCACTTTTTCCTTATTCTGTTTTTTAGACTTTCAGCATTTTGTGGTCAGTTATACATGGAGAGAGAGGCAAGAGAGTTCACTATTCTCATATAgatctttaagaaaaaggaagaaaatagtcaCCATCTGTTCAGCCCTCACTCAGTGAAAGATACTTCGCTAAGTGCTTTTATCTCTTCTAGTTCGTTTAATACTCACGACAGCTCTACGAATATTTCCACCTTACTTTatatttgagaaaactgaggctcagtgaagtTAAGTGAATTCCCCAGGATCACACATATGTCCTGGTGGAATCTGGATTTAATGCAGAATCCCATGTCACATGTCACAAATAATTACCAAAGTTTCATCTTGCGAAATTCTCAaactctttgttttctccttcaatGCTtttgttacaggctcttaacatcagccctgatatcagttcccccacattgaacccagcgtatatggggttaaaactaaaacccaccaccccctttcctgcttctctagctccactcatatgtaaatacctgtttctttaaactttgactccttgagctttacaactaaatgggagttccAAATTGTtcaaagcccaggtggcctggagttggaggcactcTGAAGTTtggctaatcatgtgtccttgagtttTCCAGGAAAGCCACTGTCTCAAGagtatcaaggagcggaggcttcccagacctcaacacCTCGACTCCCGGAGCTTGAACCCGCCTCAAACAGGAAGACGAGACAAGAGACAACGGCGAAGaacgcccacctgccatcctcctatctcaccctccccctggccttgctgcaagcagcctctcaaggccaaaccaggctggtgggaaaacacCAGCCTGCACAGCTACATgcgccccctcccctacccaaaagcCCCAATAAAAAttcctacccattcctcatcgaggagctagcaatttttgaggcatgagcccttgctttgctccctgtgcctggcatagtaaaaacctttcctcttccactcaagactctgttctcgttatttggattggtaTCGGGTTCAGAGACCCAACTTTCGGTTACACTTTCTGTGGATCCTTCCTCCTGGTTTTCTCCTGTCTCTGCAC
The window above is part of the Equus caballus isolate H_3958 breed thoroughbred chromosome 23, TB-T2T, whole genome shotgun sequence genome. Proteins encoded here:
- the LOC100629859 gene encoding interferon omega-2-like, whose product is MALLPSLLTALVVISYGPGGALGCDLPHSHILVSRKNFVLLGQMRRISSTVCLKDRKDFRFPQDMADGRQFPEAQAASVLHEMLQQIFSLFHTERSSAAWNTTLLDELCTGLLRQLEDLDTCLEQEMGEEESALGTVRPTLAVKRYFRGIHLYLKEKKYSDCAWEIVRMEIMRSFPSSSNLQGRLRMKDGDLGSP